The window tgaagcatgggatagattcaataGTCTttaaagacagtgccctcatcatggttttgaaaaatggttgattctgcacatattctctgggggaatttctttctcagacaagagtttattggattcatcaactggaggttcttttatggacaaaagtgtagatgaagcatatatgttaattgatcaagtgacattgaacctccatgaatggtcaaacataagttggatgaaatttccctcaaacattcaaggagtgcaagccataaatgctatagagcctgtcaaacaaattgtaactcaaccatctatgagttatgaaaatcacaagtcacagaacAGGGACTTCAAACATTTaggggcaaagattgaaagtattgtttcaaattggtttaaagaAGAACCCCCTCCTtcgcagacaagatctagtgaaatgtgtgatgatgttgggttgagaattgaaaaaaatcatgaagaacttctgaagaaggacatgtttagaattgaggagaagaacaatagaagaccacaTGAACTCAATTCCATTATTCCAGGAGGTTCACAAAttccacaagtacctttccctcaacgattgatcataccaacactagataagaaagttgaatctcctccacatgctaaaagggaatatgggaaattagaagtacctttcccaagaccttcactaagggttccttttccacaaaggttagtgggggcactacaacaaaaatgttaaaagacaacacccctacgacaatggttttaagagaaagcgttgcatatttgctcaaagacaacggtttttgccaaaaccgttgtctttgaactccccattaaatataaaagacaatggttttgggaaatctgttgtcattgagcgatttctttttgaatcaacaacatattttacaacggttttctaaaaccgttgtctttaagcgctttttttaggggctacgacaacagctttaataaaaccgttgtctttggctTTATTCGTTTCGTCATTTTCCCTCGcagtttttctttccctctctgcAAAAATCTTTTCACGCCGTGTTTTCCCCTTAGCGTTCCCGAACCctaagtcatttttctttcctctcctcgacTATCTCTTCACGCCATGACACCAAATGGAGCACTTGCGCGAGATTTGTAAGTGCCTCAAAACCCTAGTCGACTTCCTCCTCTGCCATTGCGACAGCCTTCCGAAGCACGACCCCAAGCCATGGGATCCTCCCTTCGACCTGTCGAAGCCGAAGCTCGATCCGCCTCTCGCCGTCGCCGTCTTCCTCTTCGTTGTTACTATTCTCTCGTCTCACTACCACCATGGTGAGTTATTCATTAGTTTGTACAGAATATGGTGTTGCGACCTCGAATAATTTCCCTTTTAGTCCACCACCAAGTTATTAGCCATTGCATTCAAAGTCGACCTTATAAATTCCAGTAGCGCCACCGCCAAGTCCTCCGACAACATCGATCCAAGCTAAACAAGCGTTCATTTCTCGGTGAAACTTCGTCGGAATCAGGCCATGAAGGCTGCGAACTGTGTGATTTGTGTGGAGGAGATCAAAGTCTGTGCCTATGCGAGTGAGGCAAATGCCAAGGCCACCAGCTCGTTCACGCATTCTGTCATCAACATGGTCGGCATGCTTATAGGTACACACATGGATCCTCGATTTTCCGTTGATTACCATTAATGTTTAATCGGCTTCCGTAACTGATTTGTCGATCGGTTCAGGGCTGGGGCAGTTGTCGGCTCCCTACACATTGGAGAATGGAGGATGGAGCTCGGCGCACATCATCGGCAGGTGCCTCGACGACGATGGTGGTGGCTCCAAGAGTTACCAAGACATCGGCGAGCAAGCGTTCGGATCCAAAGGTAGGATCATAGCCTCTGCCTTCATCTACCTGGAGATCTTCTTCGCGCTCGTGTCCTACACCATCTCGCTCAGCGACAACCTGCCGTTGGTGCTCGCCGGCTTGCACGCGCACGCGCCGTGGCTCCACCTGTCGACTGCGCAGCTTCTGATGGCGACGGCGGTGCTGGTGGCGCTGCTGGTAGCGCTTCCGACGCTGTGGTTGCGGGACATGTCGTCGATCTCGTTCCTCTCCTTGGGAGGGATCCTCATGTCTCTGTTTATGTTTGCGACGGTTGCGTGGGTTGCGGCATTCGGCGGCGTGGAAGGGAGTCATGAGATTCCGGCGCTGAGGGTGGAGATGCTCCCGAGGATCTCAGGCTTGTACATGTTCAGCTTCGCTGGCCACATTGTGTTCCCCAATATCTACACCGCCATGAAAGACCCTTCCAAATTCACCAAGATATATATAGAAATTCTTTTTTCATCCAATCGAGGAAATGCTTGAATTAATTTGCTAAAAACTAATTCAATCGTCTATGTAATATGATGATGCAGGTGTCCATTGCAAGCTTCGCCATTGTTACCTTGCTCTACACCGCACTAGCTTTCATGGGAGCCCAAGGAGGAGAATGTGACTCTTGGGCCAACTCTATGGGAGGGGGAGCAAGTGTTCGGTGTTGCCCACATCTTTGCTTCTTTTAATGATACTTTCATTGTGAGTCAAATAAGTTCATTTTCTGATATGTTGGTTTAGAAGGGGAATTAAAGCTTTGATTTTTCTCACCTATTTGGGCTTGCAGCATGTTACAGATTTGTCTGGGAGAGAAACACTTGTTCGTATTACAGGTATTAAGttaatctatatttcttttttcaCGCTTTGCATATGGTTGTGAATTCTTTGCGATAGCGAGGGTCCGGATCATGGGAGCGTGCACGACGGAGGCCAGGACGTGATCTGGAGTTCCAGATCTACTGATCTAGGTTACTTTCCGTTTCTCAATTTGTTTGTGTTACCAATTCCttcttttattttgatttgttcaCCTTCTTCCACCTGCTTGCGTCGCCGATCGAAGAAACTGATGTCATTCTAGGTTTTCTCCCCCATCTTTTTTTGTCGCATTCACCCTATAGCGATGGGATCTCTTTcccatgagagaaaatatgatacctTTGCTCCTCCCTCGTCTCCTTGTGCGTTGAAGTACATCGAGCATCATGTATCCAAATTGGACACACTTGCAGGCGTCGCCATAAAGTACGGTGTTGAGGTAATTCAGATTTTTCTTTACTAAATGTTGATCTTGTTTCAGAAATGAGGGGAAAAAAGTTTCTTTTGATGAATATTGCTAAAAAAATCTTCGTTTTACTTATTTCTCTTGAATCCTAAATCAGTAAATCTGTGATAACTATTAGATGTTGCTATTCTTTCTCTCCATTATGTAGTCCTTTGATTAATATTTGTCAATTTTCCATAGTTTTTCACTTTTAGATCTTCAAGCATCTAGTGACAAGTGCAGATTGGTTATCACTGagagtgttctcttttgtttatGAAAGATTGCAGATATCAAGAGAACTAACGGTCTAACAACATATCTTCAATTGTTTGCTCACAAAATATTACTTATTCTCTTCCTGGAAGACATCCACCATCTACTCCAATTCAGTGTAATGGTTCTCTCGATGACAGGTACTTTTTGCCATCATATTTATGAGGATTAGTTTaaagataaattaattatttttaggtAGTAATCGACAATTGATGAATTCCCCTAGGATTAATAAAAGGGTATCTTGCAATGAGCAAAAGGATCATGATTCCATACCATAATATCTGGTTTGCTATTCTTGATATTTGCAATGAGCAAAAGGATTATGAATTTTGGAGAGAGGAATGATCCTCCACACAAAGGAGAGAAGGTAATTGGTAAATAATGATATTATTTACTTTAATAAATCTAtctagtttccatgctttagtCTTGTTTCTCTAGTTGAGTAGGAAGTTCCAGAAAGTGCTCCTTAATATTTAGCTGGTCAGACATTTGTCATAAGTGGCACACTTGATAGGTAATCTAGTATCATTGCAAAAAATTTATATCTAATATGACACTGTAAGTTGTATCTCTTGGCATATTTGTTTGTTTTGGATTAAGATCCTATCTAGAAATATTGTGGAGTCATATGATCTTAAGATCCCAATGCTTAACAAAATATTTATTGGAAAATTATATTTGGtatttttgattttatcataTGGATTATCTTTCAATATCTAGTTTTGTTAGCCAAAATTTATGGCTAAGGATGACTAATATTATTCATGTTGGAGATATATGAACAATGCATTATAACTAGTAGGGGTTGCATTTTTTATATGGTACTCCTCTAAGAtggatgatgattacaaaagttaGTAACGCTTCTTATACTCTGAAGTTAAAATTggttatcatatataaaaaaatttcttaggtgACATGGTACGAAATGATTTACTCTGAAGTTAGCAATACTGtaattatatatttgattaagTGAAGGCTTTCAAGACTTAGATCTTAAGTATGATTGGTGAATGAGCATAGGGTTGGATCATAGTGATCATGAGATCTCTACTCAATTTAGTTCCTACTTTGTATCCATATTTGTTTGGACCATTTTGGGCTGGAGCATCAGAAATTTGTGAGACAAATTGTGATTAACAACCATGCCTGAATTATATTATTCTTGTTCCAATTTTTTTTATTCCTGTTCATGGATGTATTTTTTAACATGGATGTATTATTCATGGATGTATTTTCTTTTATCTGTATTAGTATTTTAGGTTTTGGAAGCTTCCTTACCAATTCCTATTTCCATTGCAGTGACTTTCCTTATATGTAGCTCAGTGGCATCATCTCCCTAAGCAGTGACTTTCTATTGCAGTGTATTATTCAGTGACTTTCCTTGTTGTTGCAGAGTTAACTGTTTGACTATGATTTTTTTAACAACTGTAGGAATTTATCAACAAATTTCTTGTCTGGTGAGGTTCCAACCGTTGGAATCCTTGTAACTTTCCAAAGCACTTCATGAATAACTCTTCTATTCTCTCCGATGCTTCATTGGCTTGCTCCATTAATTGTTACATGTTATCCAATTGTTTTCTACTTGGGCAACTGAATTTTTTTTCCCCATTACACAAGAGTTCTCTTCTATCTTTTTATTTGATATATAGTGCATAACTAgcgttctgggtgaaaatatcttattagttctgctcagtgttagaatttgttatgTTAGCACTTTGCATTTGACCTTTCAGTGTttgttggataagttttatggCATTGCCAACCTTAAAGTATCATGCTTTGATTTGAATATGCTACTGGGATAAATTGAACTCAATGAAGAACCAAATGATTTATATGATTGAGATCGTTGCAAATTGCCAAATAACTGTGGATGTTATGCAATTTCATTTCCTTCAATACCAGTTGCTAATTTCCAATAACATGCTGCATAAATAAGACAACAGTAGTGCAAAGCTTAATTGTATCATCAATCCGTATGTGTTTCAGTAGGTTAAGATAATTCTTATTCGCTTACATGTATATTTTATCTAATAATGTCTTtctaatttgtttatttttatcagcTCCTACAGCTTAATTCTGCAGATTTGATTGCCAAGGGAAATTTGTATACTCGGTCACGTGAAGATGTAGCCAGTAAGTTGCTGGAAAAGGCTTTAAAGATTCTATTGGGAAGAGGATTTTAGCTGGCATATTTTGGATTTCGATTACACAGctattattttctcattttgatgtgtgtagttaatttttgaaatttgaagataacattttcatggattgaatgtagtaaatatttagttttatattggtggtttgtttatattaaataaagattggttgtttgttattatcatgttacaacatgaacattaaagacaacggttaaaaatattgtaaaaagtacataaccacaacggtttttttttttataaaaagtgataaaagacaacagttttatctattgtaaaacatattaaaattatctaccacaatggtttttaaattaatctgttgtaaaaagagtctaccacaacagtttatttctgttgttgaaattatctaccacaacgattttaaaacgttgtcgtatccttcgtaaacaaattttgagcatataaacaacaaagGATAAAAcctgttgtcaaatgtctacaaagacaacagattcaaaaccgttgtcatagggcaatacattctacaacaccctcagttacaacggttttttaacCCTACGACaatggataatatccgttgtcatttgcagtttttgttgtagtggggtcaatgagaactatgactttaaaaaattctttgacactggtaaggttgagtgcagatttttgaatttgtataaagatgaagactcttcagatgaggattgtgaagataatgcagtggtaaataagttttcagatctacctccaaattttatagggtgttatagtgacattgaactTTCAGATGataaatgtgatgtggtagatcaacttaaaactgcaagtgaagttattgatcctcttgttattgattctcctattgaggatatagatgttggcttattttttgatgtatgtgttgatgatgatgttttggaagaatgtgtagggagctgtgttgtggaagcaacatctcaagaatcacctcctttgtccacacaatccttagatgttgtaagagttgcaaggattgagcatgttgtggaccaatgtgtaggaACTCATGTAGATatagcagagtctcaagaatcaccatatTTGATATCGCCAACACCTGAGcctgagccagaaccatcatttgattcagaggaaatcACATGAGGATATTTCTCAGCAAAGCAAGGTAAGTACTTCTTGTGatattttggaaaattttatagaggtacctatcattgactttgttggatgtgattcagtttttatttcttattctgcttatcttaatatggttatggctctatcttatcttatctaatatgtttgtgggagatttgtactttctttgcatgtgcagatttcacttgggctaatgattggaagctcaatctgagcCGTCTTTGACCAtatgaaaaaacttttaaaagatgaagatggagagagttataatttactttgtagctccattgatgaaagctctctccataataagaacccctggtaagagggttctaaaatatcttacccctccaagagtgagatttagatgaatctaatgaggtggtcgagctattgaccttaaacaagcacttcttgggaggcaacccaagtttatttcccttgttttcttttatgtctttagttctttctagtttctttttacttcattgataataaatcataccctctacttaatttttcttgtctatctttttctttttgtataattcaaagttgtggaggaatatgagcattggatggaggagtatctttaaaaacatgaatgtcaaccatttgaacctcatcacttggtaacttctcttaaaatctcctccacattatttttagttttcattgggacaatgaaaagtttaagtctggggggatgcattagatgcatttgatttgctttgtttgtttttgtttttgcttatgtcttgcattttgttttgattatttgtggcatacatcttgggAACATTAAACTCCATTTTTATGTTTTCTCGTCTTAAAGCAAATTGTTAgaacgttcattatctagattcatgatgttttaagtgatgctagtagtatgcttaatgtacctcttttctctatcttgggtagcatgaaataagctaagtatcttagggagatgagttttagtcttggcttgaccttaaggatcttatcttcactacatctatacttgatgcttgaatggttgatatcattgaaatagttatgattcatcttgtttgtttagtacttggtttccatggtgatttctcaaacttcattttggttattggatgaggctcaactcatgtaagctcatttcgaaaaatcaaaatatcccaacatttgtgctaaaagtacacttgtgaataagatttgcacaatgcaaatacttataaaaaaaaaggcaaagaaaaaagtgaataagggatataaaaaatagttgtcctGAGTGGAATTTAgttagtcacccctttgagaccgagttaggttactagggaaatgactgcttagcttctcttgagattgagcacgcctttgagaccttgagaaatatgaacccttgactgcttagcttctcttgaataatttgtatttgaatttatcttactctccccctttgccatatatcaaaaaaacttTTGTATGGAGAACTATAGTAAAAAGACAACAACAAAGGACTAAGTTCTTTTAACAACTTACATTTTCAGCTTACAAAGTTATATTTTAAAACACTTTAAAGCAATATTTCTTGTAAGTTCTTTGAAATACACAAGTTAAAGCCTGAGAATTATTTTAAGCAAGAAGTACGTTtagctaaaaattattttaaggctttgaaaaatatttcattagATAATCcaaccctagtcaaatctaactggattactaacttaacttgactaaccaagtgaaaacagttgccctctaggtatttagccagtaactaaaggttagatagttggttaaggatattaaaatttcaagttgacTCACGCTTGCATTTTAGGACTCTGATACCTCACTAAAGGAAATTGGTTAATTTGAAAtccatttaacttgactcatgcttggacattaggttcTTAATTAATTGCTCCtccttttccattaatttaaaattctttattaCGACTTCCATAGTcatcttcaaaattaactaagtcaaATCAAAAGATCTTTTTCCCTCCAACTTAACTAACAATTTTCCAAAATGTTCTGTTCAAGCATTTTACAAATAATctcagtttattttttttttgcctttaaaaattattcgaaaAGATTTTCCAAATTAATGTCTTTTAAAAAAAGCTTTAAAaatttaacgaaatatttttcaaagccttaaaataatttttagctaAATGTTGTTCTTGCTTAAAATAATTCTC is drawn from Zingiber officinale cultivar Zhangliang chromosome 1B, Zo_v1.1, whole genome shotgun sequence and contains these coding sequences:
- the LOC122038215 gene encoding amino acid transporter AVT1H-like; the protein is MKAANCVICVEEIKVCAYASEANAKATSSFTHSVINMVGMLIGLGQLSAPYTLENGGWSSAHIIGRCLDDDGGGSKSYQDIGEQAFGSKGRIIASAFIYLEIFFALVSYTISLSDNLPLVLAGLHAHAPWLHLSTAQLLMATAVLVALLVALPTLWLRDMSSISFLSLGGILMSLFMFATVAWVAAFGGVEGSHEIPALRVEMLPRISGLYMFSFAGHIVFPNIYTAMKDPSKFTKVSIASFAIVTLLYTALAFMGAQGGECDSWANSMGGGASHVTDLSGRETLVRITARVRIMGACTTEART